The following are encoded together in the Malaya genurostris strain Urasoe2022 chromosome 3, Malgen_1.1, whole genome shotgun sequence genome:
- the LOC131437003 gene encoding uncharacterized protein LOC131437003, which translates to MNHKYSLAIISLITTTSVLVHAQVQENIQTRVAPSLLECYENPALFERDNRLPMTMNMLIELVRKIEDEPQFTQDIRQLTTGLLHRYRQDGIVRAPGVPNIAGVLPFSPIGFHFTKHRILFSRLLPGTPIGNNSLNAQEMCALHFMISSSIDTMVRGDESVRCTQLSQYRAVRVPRELDMRDKMKLRSNYLGDIEMLAQPEMNQIRKQIKKITQAARLEMDPDQEQADEDAVNPIEPAAGDVVDPIPADDEGEPLETELSDVTNDAGLVDIASNAISACPVENGVVYTRWGALSAGTVLAGIAAGIEPQMVEIRNLIPTKNGQLRARQQVQPLRVDNRWAATLAGDLAEVTLLHSPSQPNNIQVGAAGAWNHTVVPRWFFLSQRTALEMTDAEIRAGIDGLTLANNIVEWRNRASTLRLSQLLDMYYSQRGVFNQTVRSCNRRDLFTTTAPIQTMREQAAAFSNVLDREMQMAFTVTQAAINQFSSAASDALAAYVPSSLNDLSCEATSITPNDPTNYRTAADLFIFIDSSWPYRDIQAVVSYLLDGLDVGRFGTTYTILNAMSGEVIVNATHFLSSFYLNYTNAIHQAQQPGLGMPAVLRNLRLQITPIMMAERQTSSMSGRSKIGLIIPNTAAVSEGDTNYAVEQLQILREEIPDLRLIFFAGGAATRFNRFVREESRDVFQLRELGTGSVIDTVQEQTTPVIQRIQQEPRRIVNPRCGHDWIQNDWGTNSLNQYVEPRGIVYYRLHPNYFFRAGDNRRLRIQGHGFAQLTVCQSRWTQNPRSNSSQGTDVTTCQNINTETIDIDLSNACDGREVIHSCPPLFFSVEYTQLTEVASFRCTENECRFPDNARFAIVTENLGCFSSAGTAISSFVLFIVALLGVFCRH; encoded by the exons ATGAATCACAAATATTCGCTAgcgataatttcgctaattacgACCACAAGCGTGCTGGTTCATGCACAAGTACAGGAGAATATTCAGACAAGGGTTGCACCGAGTCTACTGGAATGCTACGAAAATCCGGCACTATTTGAACGAGACAACCGACTCCCGATGACAATGAACATGCTTATCGAGTTGGTCCGAAAGATTGAAGACGAACCCCAGTTCACGCAGGATATTCGCCAGCTGACGACCGGGCTGCTACATCGCTACCGACAGGATGGTATCGTGCGGGCTCCGGGAGTTCCTAATATTGCTGGGGTACTGCCGTTTAGCCCGATCGGGTTCCATTTTACTAAGCACAGAATACTGTTTTCGCGGTTGTTACCTGGCACTCCAATCGGTAATAATTCACTGAATGCACAGGAAATG TGCGCGCTTCATTTCATGATATCCAGTTCCATCGACACGATGGTTCGAGGTGATGAGAGTGTTCGCTGTACCCAGTTGTCGCAGTATCGCGCTGTTCGAGTACCCAGAGAGCTGGACATGAGAGACAAGATGAAGCTACGGTCAAACTATCTGGGAGATATTGAGATGTTGGCTCAACCAGAGATGAATCAAATCCGCAAGCAGATTAAGAAGATAACACAAGCAGCTCGCTTAGAAATGGATCCTGATCAAGAGCAAGCTGATGAGGATGCTGTCAATCCAATAGAACCCGCAGCTGGAGACGTTGTGGATCCGATTCCCGCTGATGATGAAGGCGAACCACTAGAAACGGAACTTTCAGACGTTACAAATGATGCTGGCCTTGTTGATATTGCATCAAACGCAATCAGTGCGTGTCCGGTTGAAAATGGTGTAGTTTACACGCGATGGGGTGCTCTTTCAGCGGGAACAGTCCTGGCAGGTATTGCCGCCGGAATCGAGCCCCAAATGGTTGAAATTCGTAATCTAATACCGACGAAAAATGGGCAGCTCCGGGCTCGTCAACAAGTTCAGCCACTTCGTGTGGACAACAGATGGGCAGCCACTTTAGCGGGAGATCTAGCGGAAGTGACCCTCTTGCATTCTCCGTCTCaaccaaataatattcaagtcGGTGCAGCAGGTGCATGGAACCACACAGTAGTCCCCCGTTGGTTTTTCTTGAGCCAACGAACCGCTCTAGAAATGACCGATGCGGAAATCCGAGCCGGAATCGATGGTCTGACGCTAGCTAACAACATTGTTGAATGGAGAAATCGGGCCTCCACACTACGGTTAAGTCAATTACTCGATATGTACTACTCGCAACGTGGCGTCTTCAACCAGACGGTCCGTTCGTGTAATCGACGGGATCTGTTCACTACGACTGCTCCGATTCAAACAATGCGAGAACAAGCGGCTGCCTTCAGCAACGTGCTGGATAGGGAAATGCAGATGGCCTTCACTGTGACACAGGCTGCTATCAATCAGTTCTCCTCAGCAGCCTCCGACGCGTTGGCAGCTTATGTCC CATCCTCTCTGAATGACCTGTCATGCGAAGCAACATCAATTACTCCGAATGATCCCACAAATTACCGAACCGCTGCCGATCTGTTCATCTTCATTGACAGTTCTTGGCCATACAGAGATATTCAAGCCGTTGTTTC CTACCTTTTGGACGGCTTGGATGTCGGACGTTTCGGTACCACCTATACCATCCTGAATGCCATGTCCGGAGAAGTTATCGTGAATGCCACTCACTTCCTATCGTCTTTTTATCTTAACTACACAAACGCGATCCATCAAGCTC AACAACCTGGACTCGGTATGCCAGCTGTGCTTCGAAACCTTCGTCTTCAAATTACTCCCATCATGATGGCGGAACGCCAAACCTCCAGCATGAGTGGCCGATCCAAAATTGGCCTAATCATTCCGAACACGGCCGCTGTTAGCGAAGGCGATACAAACTATGCTGTGGAACAACTACAAATTCTTCGTGAAGAAATTCCAGATCTTCGATTGATCTTCTTTGCCGGTGGAGCTGCTACTCGATTCAACCGGTTTGTTCGGGAGGAAAGCCGTGATGTTTTCCAGCTGCGTGAACTAGGTACTGGATCGGTTATCGATACAGTTCAAGAACAAACTACTCCTGTTATCCAAAGGATTCAACAGGAACCTAGACGCATTGTAAATCCTCGTTGTGGACATGATTGGATTCAGAACGATTGGGGAACAAACTCGCTTAATCAGTATGTCGAGCCCCGTGGAATTGTGTACTACCGTCTCCATCCGAACTACTTCTTCCGGGCTGGTGACAACAGGCGCCTCAGAATTCAAGGCCATGGCTTCGCTCAACTGACTGTGTGTCAATCAAGATGGACGCAAAACCCAAG ATCGAATTCCTCTCAAGGCACAGATGTGACTACCTGTCAAAATATTAACACAGAAACGATAGATATAGATTTATCGAATGCCTGCGACGGAAGAGAGGTTATCCACAGTTGCCCACCGTTGTTCTTTTCCGTAGAATACACCCAGCTGACCGAGGTGGCTAGCTTTAGATGTACGGAAAACGAATGTCGCTTCCCGGACAATGCTCGCTTTGCTATTGTAACGGAAAATTTAGGTTGCTTCAGTTCAGCTGGAACGGCAATCAGCTCGTTCGTATTGTTTATTGTAGCTTTGTTAGGAGTATTCTGCAGACATTAA
- the LOC131438134 gene encoding hatching enzyme 1.2-like, which produces MIEKKAPILCLLALVGLTFSAPVNEISADEELYEATATELEWKGDHFEGDIILTNNQEDIIADGRTSLIGSTYRWPNNIVYYSIDTNAFSTTQQNAIKSALEQIMQVSCLKYVERTTEIDYVRVTGEYTGCWSYLGRRGGAQQLNLQPNGCMSRGTIMHEFLHALGFVHMQSASDRDFYIKINWAAIQSGKESNFNRYSSSVIDDFGIPYDYLSVMHYGATAFSSNGEATIIPFDTTVSIGQRVGLSYKDIKRLNKLYPECQ; this is translated from the exons ATG ATAGAAAAAAAGGCACCTATACTGTGCCTGCTAGCATTGGTAGGACTGACGTTTTCTGCTCCAGTGAATGAGATTTCCGCTGATGAAGAGCTTT ATGAAGCAACGGCAACTGAATTGGAGTGGAAAGGTGACCATTTcgaaggtgacataattctaaccAACAATCAGGAAGATATCATAGCAGATGGTAGAACTTCGCTGATTGGATCAACGTATCGTTGGCCAAACAATATTGTCTATTACTCGATCGACACCAATGCATTCT CAACAACCCAGCAGAATGCCATAAAATCAGCCCTGGAACAGATAATGCAGGTTTCCTGCTTGAAGTATGTCGAAAGAACCACTGAGATAGACTATGTTCGAGTGACGGGTGAATACACCGGTTGTTGGTCCTATCTAGGTCGTCGCGGTGGAGCGCAGCAACTGAACCTGCAGCCGAACGGATGTATGAGCCGGGGTACCATCATGCACGAATTTCTTCATGCTTTAGGTTTCGTTCACATGCAAAGTGCCTCGGACCGGGACTTctatattaaaataaattggGCCGCCATCCAGTCCGGAAAGGAAAGCAACTTCAATCGATATAGCTCGTCGGTTATCGACGATTTcggtattccatatgattaccTCAGTGTAATGCATTACGGAGCAACGGCCTTCAGTAGTAACGGTGAGGCAACAATAATTCCGTTCGATACCACTGTTTCCATTGGACAACGAGTTGGGTTGAGCTACAAGGACATCAAGCGTTTGAATAAGTTGTACCCAGAGTGTCAATAA
- the LOC131438697 gene encoding zinc metalloproteinase nas-14-like, translating to MKILEVGLHILSFWVFVTSGLLYHRYEEISRKTHGDLVLNTDVDPETGIRGIIRSWSQSTVPYLLVGNITSEQENIIREAMNEIQEVSCVRFVERDASNKNFVIISLYKSGCWSALGMLGGAQDLNLDPRGCMTKGAILHQLMHTQIKIFCTLGFSHPSSRSDRDFYVSVVSENINSHDLVHLDKASPGEYVDFGIPYDFDSIMHRSGWAFSANGKQTIKALDANVDLGQREKLSFKDIRQLNKMYQCVKN from the exons ATGAAG ATTTTAGAAGTCGGACTGCACATTTTGAGTTTTTGGGTATTTGTCACTAGCGGACTGTTATATCATCGGTACGAAGAAATCAGTCGCAAAACGCATGGTGATTTAGTTCTTAACACTGACGTTGATCCCGAGACTGGTATTCGTGGTATTATAAGATCATGGAGTCAAAGCACTGTTCCCTATTTGTTGGTGGGAAACATCA CATCAGAACAGGAAAATATTATACGAGAAGCTATGAATGAAATACAAGAGGTGAGCTGCGTGCGTTTTGTGGAACGCGATGCCTCAAACAAAAACTTTGTCATCATAAGTTTGTATAAGTCCGGCTGTTGGTCTGCATTGGGAATGCTCGGTGGTGCACAGGATTTAAATTTAGATCCTCGTGGGTGCATGACGAAAGGAGCCATTTTGCATCAGTTGAtgcatacacagataaaaatatttt gtacgctTGGTTTCAGTCATCCCAGCAGCCGATCAGATCGAGATTTTTACGTTTCTGTGGTATCGGAAAACATTAACAGCCATGATTTAGTTCATTTGGACAAAGCTAGTCCCGGAGAATATGTCGACTTTGGAATACCATATGACTTCGACAGTATAATGCACCGCAGCGGGTGGGCTTTCAGTGCCAATGGAAAGCAAACGATCAAAGCATTG GATGCAAATGTTGATTTGGGACAACGGGAAAAACTAAGCTTCAAGGATATCAGACAGTTGAACAAAATGTACCAATgtgtaaaaaattaa
- the LOC131438133 gene encoding trypsin-1-like has protein sequence MMTEVLLLLSFVVSCFGAIPRPDLRIVGGKDTTIKEHPYQISLRHSGAHSCGGSILNTNTILTAAHCVNYPHAKPNEFSIRAGSTLRNEGGHLVTIDDIFIHPKYDDWTLEWDIAVLRLAHSLTFSESVQPILLPSRLFKIRQGSLATVTGWGGLNYQGPSTNFLQKVFVPIVNTVACSKAYANFGAILPFHLCAGAAGFDACQGDSGGPLVYDGKLIGIVSWGYGCAFNGYPTVYTRVSEFIDFIEEYL, from the exons ATGATGACTGAGGTATTGTTATTGTTAAGCTTCGTGGTGAGTTGTTTTGGAGCTATACCTAGACCCGATTTACGTATTGTGGGCGGTAAGGATACGACTATAAAAGAGCACCCTTATCAGATTTCGTTGCGACATTCCGGAGCTCACAGTTGTGGCGGGTCCATACTTAATACAAACACCATTCTAACGGCAGCACACTGTGTGAATTA TCCCCATGCAAAACCCAACGAGTTCTCGATTCGTGCAGGTTCTACATTACGGAATGAAGGAGGCCATCTGGTTACGATCGATGATATTTTCATTCATCCAAAGTACGATGACTGGACTTTGGAATGGGACATTGCTGTACTTCGATTGGCACACAGTTTGACGTTCAGTGAATCGGTTCAACCCATCTTACTGCCAAGCAGGTTGTTCAAAATACGCCAAGGATCTTTGGCTACAGTCACCGGCTGGGGTGGACTTAAT taccaAGGACCAAGTACGAACTTTTTGCAAAAGGTGTTTGTACCGATCGTAAACACGGTAGCATGCAGTAAGGCCTATGCGAATTTTGGAGCTATTCTCCCATTTCATTTATGCGCTGGTGCTGCCGGTTTCGATGCTTGTCAGGGTGATTCCGGGGGCCCGCTGGTTTACGATGGCAAACTGATTGGAATTGTGTCCTGGGGCTACGGTTGTGCATTCAACGGTTATCCAACGGTCTACACTCGTGTTTCAGAATTCATCGATTTCATCGAGGAATATTTATGA
- the LOC131438454 gene encoding seminal metalloprotease 1-like gives MRSLALVCLLFCLTNSLPRKNNYDFNSETRTGNYEGDLLLNERQMDTIKAGRDPLLTEVDKWINNLVPYVIDAEYLTSKHAKLVRDAMAEIEEVSSVRFIPKTTEHTFLVISGEPTGCWATLGRNRGLNRMNISPTECFRHGSILHQLLHVLGFVHQTNFLDRDFYVHINWNNVRTEFANALEVYQAASVPDFGIPFDIDSVMNFGWTHFARDGLQTIVLKNHNQTLGQRDQLSVKDIKKLNMMYHCGWC, from the exons ATGAGATCTTTGGCGCTTGTTTGTCTTCTATTCTGTTTAACTAATTCCCTACCTAGAAAAAATAACT ATGACTTCAACAGTGAAACTAGAACTGGTAACTACGAAGGTGACTTGTTATTAAATGAACGTCAAATGGACACAATAAAAGCTGGACGTGACCCATTATTAACCGAAGTGGATAAATGGATTAACAACTTGGTTCCGTATGTGATCGATGCAGAATACTTAA CGTCGAAACACGCCAAACTCGTTCGAGATGCAATGGCAGAAATCgaggaagtgagttccgttcgaTTTATACCGAAAACTACAGAGCACACATTTTTAGTGATTTCCGGTGAACCAACCGGATGTTGGGCTACACTTGGACGCAATCGGGGCTTAAATCGCATGAATATTTCACCGACCGAATGCTTCCGCCATGGAAGTATTCTTCATCAATTGCTTCATGTGCTAGGTTTTGTTCATCAAACCAACTTTTTGGATCGAGATTTTTACGTTCACATCAATTGGAATAATGTTCGAACGGAGTTTGCAAATGCTTTAGAGGTTTACCAAGCAGCATCGGTGCCGGACTTCGGAATACCATTCGATATAGACAGTGTAATGAATTTTGGTTGGACACACTTTGCACGTGATGGTCTGCAGACAATTGTCCTAAAG AACCATAATCAAACATTGGGACAACGAGATCAGCTCAGCGTGAAAGAtattaaaaaattgaatatgaTGTATCACTGCGGGTGGTGTTAA
- the LOC131435593 gene encoding seminal metalloprotease 1-like produces MVILLVSVLLISNIYCNAAPSLRLFENTPENVARLKHLQPDDLAEELSGQFEGDMILTDNQYSEVTRKNGLIVEKYRWPMNTVFYEIEEEWFDLEQINYIYEAMRLIETSTCVRFKPRDFNNQDYVRIHGNSSGCSATVGHIGGNQTIKLQPYPLDKGCFKIGSIVHEFIHALGFRHMQSTFNRDEYVEIVWDNIREGHDKNFMLYSSDQVGNYDAEYDYGSVMHYSSTAFSSNGQKTIVALKDTAEKMGQRDGMSKTDILKINKMYDCITET; encoded by the exons ATGGTTATTTTACTAGTTTCCGTGCTTTTAATTAGCAACATTTACTGCAACGCTGCACCTTCCCTGAGATTGTTTGAAAATACTCCGGAAAACG TTGCTCGTTTAAAACACCTTCAACCTGATGATTTAGCAGAAGAGTTAAGCGGTCAATTCGAGGGTGACATGATCCTTACGGACAATCAGTATTCGGAAGTAACTCGCAAGAATGGGTTGATTGTTGAGAAATACCGATGGCCGATGAATACAGTTTTCTACGAAATCGAAGAAGAGTGGTTCGATTTAGAGCAGATAAATTACATCTACGAAGCAATGCGTTTGATCGAAACGTCAACATGTGTTAGATTTAAACCAAGAGATTTCAACAATCAAGATTATGTTCGAATTCATGGTAATTCATCTGGGTGTTCGGCAACCGTTGGTCACATTGGCGGAAATCAAACTATCAAGCTTCAACCGTATCCTTTGGACAAAGGATGTTTTAAGATTGGCAGTATTGTACATGAGTTCATACACGCTCTTGGATTTcgacatatgcaaagtacctttAACCGAGACGAGTATGTGGAAATTGTGTGGGACAACATACGGGAAGGGCATGATAAAAATTTCATGCTTTACTCCTCGGACCAGGTGGGAAATTATGATGCGGAATATGACTACGGAAGTGTAATGCACTACAGTTCAACGGCATTCAGTTCAAATGGGCAGAAAACCATTGTAGCTCTGAAG GACACCGCAGAGAAAATGGGCCAGCGTGATGGTATGAGCAAAACAGATATTTTAAAGATAAATAAAATGTATGATTGCATTACAGAAACTTGA